The Salegentibacter mishustinae genomic interval TCGTCGGCTTGCTGTTTTTGCTCATCACTTTGCTGAGTTTCCTCGATCTCAATTCCGTATTTTTTGGCGAGATATTTTATGGCTTCAGGATAGGTGAAATGCTCGTGTTCCATTAAAAAAGCTACGACGTTTCCTCCTTTTCCACTTGAAAAATCTTTCCAAATTTGCTTTACAGGAGAAACCATAAAACTAGGCGTACGCTCATCACTAAACGGACTCAAACCTTTAAAGTTCGAACCCGATTTTTTTAGCTGAACAAAATCACCAATAACCTCCTCTACCCGGGCGGTTTCAAATACATTATCTATGGTAGTCTTAGAGATCAAATTCTTTGTGGTTTAAGCATTTAAACCTCACAGATTTTAGTAACCTGTGAGGTTTTCAACGAAAACAAAATTACAATTTAAAATTGGCTAATCAACATCGAACCTAAGTCCTAAAGAAAAGTTGTGTAATTCTCTATTTGGATCCTGAAATATAGGGTTTAGATCATATTTTCCGTAGAGCGTGGCGCCACCCCAGCCCAGGTAAGCACTTAATCCGTAAACCAAATCGTTGGTATTATAATTGTTTTTAAGTTTTTCCTTCACTTTATCTCCATCATCCTCGTACTTTAATTTTTGGCGTTCTCCAATATTGAAACCGGCATAACCACCAAATCCGATTTTTAACATTTTATAGGTTGAAAAATGTAAACGGCTTTCAGTTTCTGTTCTTTTAGATGGTCCAATTTCAAAGTGAACTGGTACAACCAGGTTATCCATTCTAAACTTAGATTTATCGAGATCTAACGCAAATTCCTGGAGATAGGTTTCATTTCCATCTTCTACAAAAATGCGATTATTGGTAGGCTTTAAGCCATTGAATTGAAAAGAAAGTCCGTAACGAACGCGCAGCCAGTTGGTTTTCTCAAAAACCCGTGTTTTCCAGGCCCACCCAATTTCAAAAAAGCGACTTCCTGCCAGTTTAAAATCTGAATTATTTAGGGACTGGCCTTTTTCTAAGGCGTTATTAAATCCTGCCGCAACTACCAAATCGCTTGTGGTACGTTTATCGTATTTTTTGGTGTTTATATTAATATCAAGAGCTTTTCCTTTACCCCCAATAGCAATATAGCTTCCAGAAGAATCGGCATTTCTATCTCTTAATTCCATTTCGTTCTCCAAAATGGCTATTTTATTTTCAATGTTTTTA includes:
- a CDS encoding porin family protein, which translates into the protein MKTIIFYITLSLLSVGLQEVSAQEVASKEVELTSEEKAREFFEKEKAEIVAKEKEKLKYQVERINGELERGEITSEEAEKRKKELAEKHAKNIENKIAILENEMELRDRNADSSGSYIAIGGKGKALDININTKKYDKRTTSDLVVAAGFNNALEKGQSLNNSDFKLAGSRFFEIGWAWKTRVFEKTNWLRVRYGLSFQFNGLKPTNNRIFVEDGNETYLQEFALDLDKSKFRMDNLVVPVHFEIGPSKRTETESRLHFSTYKMLKIGFGGYAGFNIGERQKLKYEDDGDKVKEKLKNNYNTNDLVYGLSAYLGWGGATLYGKYDLNPIFQDPNRELHNFSLGLRFDVD